One window from the genome of Canis aureus isolate CA01 chromosome 18, VMU_Caureus_v.1.0, whole genome shotgun sequence encodes:
- the LOC144288441 gene encoding uncharacterized protein LOC144288441: MKSPRPTLALCFAHSGSFFLPLGSDSCHAHRSQELLMRGRATRIAAPVPSPPARRIPTPPRSLGRFGDSLSPNGSCSGAGGLSPPPTPSGPRVRTANFACRFRSSPFTPPQDRPASPQHWENWSSPRRPYPEPLAEISRASFSLGVSALGWTALLFPGSVWWWLWVLLVTVDLLTLSVTFPINGTKKLQSAAQREREAEERMRKGISARFGAQKFRCKKEAAACPTSFIERPPLTGIRPVQPGQGVDCALGLTELAKQTKNPAGKLQVP, from the exons ATGAAGTCACCGCGGCCCACACTCGCTCTTTGTTTTGCTCACTCCGGctccttttttctcccccttgGCTCTGATAGTTGTCATGCCCACCGTTCACAAGAGCTCCTGATGCGTGGCCGCGCAACAAGAATCGCTGCCCCTGTTCCCTCTCCCCCCGCTCGCCGAATCCCTACACCCCCACGCTCCCTTGGACGGTTTGGAGATTCGCTCAGTCCTAACGGCAGCTGC AGTGGAGCAGGgggcctctccccgcccccaacaCCCTCTGGTCCGCGGGTGCGCACTGCCAACTTTGCTTGCAGATTTAGGAGCTCACCCTTCACCCCACCCCAAGACCGGCCGGCATCTCCCCAACACTGGGAGAATTGGTCCAGTCCGCGGAGGCCGTACCCGGAGCCGCTAGCTGAAATTTCTCGCGCCTCCTTCTCCCTCGGAGTCTCAGCCCTGGGCTGGACAGCCCTGCTCTTCCCAGGGTCTGTCTGGTGGTGGCTCTGGGTTTTGCTAGTTACAGTGGATCTTTTGACCTTAAGCGTCACCTTTCCAATAAACGGAACAAAGAAGTTACAAAGTGCGGCGCAGCGGGAGAGAGAAGCGGAGGAGAGGATGAGAAAGGGCATTTCTGCCCGCTTTGGAGCTCAGAAGTTTAGGTGCAAAAAGGAAGCGG CAGCCTGCCCGACGTCTTTCATAGAGCGCCCGCCTCTTACAGGCATTAGACCGGTCCAGCCAGGTCAAG GTGTGGACTGCGCACTGGGACTCACAGAATTAGCTAAACAAACCAAGAACCCAGCTGGAAAATTACAAGTGCCCTAG